Proteins encoded by one window of Arabidopsis thaliana chromosome 2, partial sequence:
- the SUVR5 gene encoding histone-lysine N-methyltransferase SUVR5 gives MEVKMDELVLDVDVEEATGSELLVKSEPEADLNAVKSSTDLVTVTGPIGKNGEGESSPSEPKWLQQDEPIALWVKWRGKWQAGIRCAKADWPLTTLRGKPTHDRKKYCVIFFPHTKNYSWADMQLVRSINEFPDPIAYKSHKIGLKLVKDLTAARRYIMRKLTVGMFNIVDQFPSEVVSEAARDIIIWKEFAMEATRSTSYHDLGIMLVKLHSMILQRYMDPIWLENSFPLWVQKCNNAVNAESIELLNEEFDNCIKWNEVKSLSESPMQPMLLSEWKTWKHDIAKWFSISRRGVGEIAQPDSKSVFNSDVQASRKRPKLEIRRAETTNATHMESDTSPQGLSAIDSEFFSSRGNTNSPETMKEENPVMNTPENGLDLWDGIVVEAGGSQFMKTKETNGLSHPQDQHINESVLKKPFGSGNKSQQCIAFIESKGRQCVRWANEGDVYCCVHLASRFTTKSMKNEGSPAVEAPMCGGVTVLGTKCKHRSLPGFLYCKKHRPHTGMVKPDDSSSFLVKRKVSEIMSTLETNQCQDLVPFGEPEGPSFEKQEPHGATSFTEMFEHCSQEDNLCIGSCSENSYISCSEFSTKHSLYCEQHLPNWLKRARNGKSRIISKEVFVDLLRGCLSREEKLALHQACDIFYKLFKSVLSLRNSVPMEVQIDWAKTEASRNADAGVGEFLMKLVSNERERLTRIWGFATGADEEDVSLSEYPNRLLAITNTCDDDDDKEKWSFSGFACAICLDSFVRRKLLEIHVEERHHVQFAEKCMLLQCIPCGSHFGDKEQLLVHVQAVHPSECKSLTVASECNLTNGEFSQKPEAGSSQIVVSQNNENTSGVHKFVCKFCGLKFNLLPDLGRHHQAEHMGPSLVGSRGPKKGIRFNTYRMKSGRLSRPNKFKKSLGAVSYRIRNRAGVNMKRRMQGSKSLGTEGNTEAGVSPPLDDSRNFDGVTDAHCSVVSDILLSKVQKAKHRPNNLDILSAARSACCRVSVETSLEAKFGDLPDRIYLKAAKLCGEQGVQVQWHQEGYICSNGCKPVKDPNLLHPLIPRQENDRFGIAVDAGQHSNIELEVDECHCIMEAHHFSKRPFGNTAVLCKDISFGKESVPICVVDDDLWNSEKPYEMPWECFTYVTNSILHPSMDLVKENLQLRCSCRSSVCSPVTCDHVYLFGNDFEDARDIYGKSMRCRFPYDGKQRIILEEGYPVYECNKFCGCSRTCQNRVLQNGIRAKLEVFRTESKGWGLRACEHILRGTFVCEYIGEVLDQQEANKRRNQYGNGDCSYILDIDANINDIGRLMEEELDYAIDATTHGNISRFINHR, from the exons ATGGAAGTTAAAATGGATGAGTTGGTTCTTGACGTGGATGTTGAGGAAGCAACAGGTAGTGAGTTGTTGGTGAAATCTGAGCCGGAGGCTGATTTAAATGCGGTGAAGTCTAGTACCGATTTAGTCACGGTTACCGGACCTATTGGTAAAAATGGCGAAGGCGAGTCGTCACCTTCTGAGCCTAAATGGCTGCAACAAGATGAACCAATAGCTTTGTGGGTGAAG TGGAGAGGTAAATGGCAAGCTGGAATAAGATGTGCGAAAGCGGACTGGCCATTGACGACTTTAAGAGGCAAACCAACTCATGATAGGAAGAAGTAttgtgtgattttttttccgcATACGAAAAATTACTCGTGGGCGGATATGCAGCTTGTTCGATCCATCAATGAGTTTCCTGATCCTATTGCTTATAAGTCTCACAAGATTGGACTTAAGTTAGTTAAAGATTTAACTGCTGCTAGACGCTATATTATGCGGAAGCTTACAGTTGGGATGTTCAATATAGTTGACCAGTTCCCTTCAGAG GTTGTTTCTGAAGCAGCTAGGGATATTATAATCTGGAAAGAATTTGCAATGGAAGCTACTAGAAGCACAAGTTATCATGATCTTGGGATAATGCTTGTGAAGCTTCATAGC ATGATTTTGCAACGATACATGGATCCAATCTGGCTTGAGAACTCGTTTCCTTTGTGGGTACAAAAATGTAACAATGCAGTGAATGCAGAGAGTATTGAATTGCTGAATGAG GAATTTGACAATTGTATCAAGTGGAATGAAGTCAAATCACTTTCTGAGTCTCCAATGCAACCAATGTTGTTGTCAGAATGGAAAACGTGGAAGCATGACATTGCAAAATGGTTCTCTATATCTCGCCGTGGTGTTGGCGAAATAGCACAGCCGGATAGTAAAAGTGTGTTTAACTCAGATGTCCAGGCTAGTCGTAAAAGACCAAAACTTGAGATTCGACGTGCAGAGACAACAAATGCAACACATATGGAGTCTGATACTTCGCCACAAGGATTATCTGCAATTGACTCAGAGTTTTTCAGTTCTCGAGGCAACACAAATTCTCCTGAGAcgatgaaagaagaaaatcctGTAATGAATACACCAGAGAATGGTTTGGATCTATGGGATGGCATTGTTGTTGAAGCAGGTGGTTCACAGTTCatgaagacaaaagaaactaATGGACTGTCTCACCCGCAAGACCAACATATAAATGAATCAGTTCTGAAGAAACCATTTGGTTCGGGAAATAAGAGTCAGCAATGCATAGCTTTCATTGAATCGAAAGGAAGGCAATGTGTGAGGTGGGCGAATGAAGGTGATGTTTATTGTTGCGTGCATTTAGCTTCTCGTTTCACCACAAAATCTATGAAGAACGAGGGCTCTCCTGCTGTTGAAGCACCTATGTGCGGAGGGGTTACTGTTCTTGGTACCAAATGCAAGCACCGATCTCTACCCGGGTTTTTGTACTGCAAGAAACACCGTCCTCATACAGGGATGGTGAAACCTGatgattcttcatcttttctgGTGAAGAGAAAGGTATCGGAAATTATGTCAACATTAGAAACAAATCAATGTCAAGATTTGGTGCCGTTTGGAGAACCAGAAGGTCCATCTTTTGAGAAACAGGAGCCCCATGGAGCCACGAGCTTCACGGAGATGTTTGAACATTGTAGCCAAGAGGATAACTTGTGTATAGGTTCTTGCTCAGAAAACAGCTATATTTCTTGCAGTGAGTTCTCGACAAAGCACTCGTTATACTGTGAACAGCACCTTCCTAACTGGCTTAAGCGTGCAAGGAATGGTAAGAGTCGAATAATATCGAAGGAAGTGTTTGTAGATCTCTTAAGGGGTTGTTTATCGCGTGAGGAAAAGTTGGCTCTACATCAAGCTTGTGATATTTTCTACAAGCTCTTCAAAAGTGTCTTATCGTTAAGAAACTCTGTCCCAATGGAAGTACAGATCGACTGGGCGAAAACAGAAGCTTCAAGAAACGCTGACGCTGGAGTTGGAGAATTCTTGATGAAGTTGGTATCcaatgaaagagagagattaacTAGGATATGGGGTTTCGCTACTGGtgctgatgaagaagatgtatCATTATCAGAATATCCTAATCGACTACTTGCCATCACCAATAcctgtgatgatgatgatgataaagagaaATGGTCGTTTAGTGGATTTGCTTGTGCTATTTGCTTAGATTCTTTTGTGAGAAGAAAGCTTTTGGAAATTCATGTGGAGGAGCGACATCACGTGCAGTTTGCGGAAAAGTGTATGCTTCTTCAGTGTATTCCTTGTGGCAGCCATTTTGGAGATAAAGAACAGTTGCTGGTACATGTGCAAGCTGTGCATCCTTCTGAGTGCAAATCGCTAACCGTTGCTTCTGAATGCAATTTGACTAATGGTGAGTTTTCTCAGAAACCTGAAGCAGGCAGTTCACAAATTGTTGTGAGCCAAAACAACGAGAATACAAGCGGCGTACATAAATTTGTTTGCAAGTTCTGTGGGCTGAAATTCAATTTATTACCTGACCTTGGCCGTCACCATCAAGCTGAACACATGGGACCGAGTCTAGTTGGCTCTCGTGGTCCGAAGAAAGGAATAAGGTTTAATACATATAGGATGAAATCTGGTAGGCTTAGTCGTccaaataaattcaaaaaaagtCTTGGAGCTGTCTCATATAGGATTAGAAATAGGGCTGGTGTAAATATGAAGAGGAGGATGCAAGGTTCTAAATCGCTCGGCACAGAAGGAAACACTGAAGCTGGAGTATCGCCGCCTCTGGATGATAGTAGAAACTTTGATGGCGTAACAGATGCTCATTGCTCTGTGGTTTCGGATATATTGTTGTCAAAGGTTCAGAAAGCAAAACATCGCCCCAATAACCTCGATATCCTGTCTGCTGCTCGATCAGCTTGCTGTAGGGTGAGCGTTGAGACCTCTTTGGAGGCTAAATTCGGTGATTTGCCTGACCGGATATATCTCAAGGCAGCAAAACTTTGCGGTGAGCAAGGTGTACAAGTGCAATGGCATCAGGAAGGATACATATGCTCTAACGGATGTAAGCCTGTTAAAGACCCAAATCTTCTACATCCCTTGATCCCGCGACAAGAGAATGATCGATTCGGGATAGCTGTGGACGCTGGACAACATTCTAATATTGAGTTGGAAGTTGATGAGTGCCATTGTATCATGGAGGCTCATCATTTTAGTAAGAGACCGTTTGGAAACACTGCGGTTTTGTGCAAGGACATCAGCTTTGGTAAGGAATCAGTTCCAATTTGTGTCGTCGATGATGATCTTTGGAATTCTGAAAAACCGTATGAGATGCCTTGGGAATGCTTTACTTATGTTACAAACTCAATTCTTCATCCGTCAATGGATCTTGTAAAGGAG AATCTGCAACTCAGGTGTAGCTGTCGCAGTTCAGTGTGCTCGCCTGTAACTTGTGATCACGTATACCTTTTCGGTAACGATTTTGAGGACGCTAGAGACATATATGGAAAATCCATGAGGTGTAGATTCCCATATGATGGCAAACAACGTATCATCTTGGAg GAGGGTTATCCTGTTTATGAATGCAATAAGTTCTGTGGATGCTCTAGAACATGTCAGAATCGGGTTTTGCAGAATGGAATTCGCGCGAAACTAGAAGTTTTTAGAACTGAAAGCAAG GGATGGGGATTGCGAGCTTGTGAACATATACTGCGTGGCACATTTGTTTGCGAATACATCGGGGAGGTTCTTGATCAGCAAGAAGCAAACAAGAGGCGAAACCA GTATGGAAATGGAGATTGCAGCTACATACTGGACATTGACGCTAATATCAACGACATAGGTAGATTGATGGAAGAAGAGCTCGATTATGCTATTGATGCTACTACTCATGGCAACATCTCTCGATTCATCAATCACAGGTGA
- the SUVR5 gene encoding histone-lysine N-methyltransferase SUVR5 (nucleic acid binding;sequence-specific DNA binding transcription factors;zinc ion binding; FUNCTIONS IN: sequence-specific DNA binding transcription factor activity, zinc ion binding, nucleic acid binding; INVOLVED IN: chromatin modification; LOCATED IN: intracellular, nucleus; EXPRESSED IN: 22 plant structures; EXPRESSED DURING: 13 growth stages; CONTAINS InterPro DOMAIN/s: Zinc finger, C2H2-like (InterPro:IPR015880), SET domain (InterPro:IPR001214), Pre-SET domain (InterPro:IPR007728), Post-SET domain (InterPro:IPR003616), Zinc finger, C2H2-type (InterPro:IPR007087); BEST Arabidopsis thaliana protein match is: SU(VAR)3-9 homolog 5 (TAIR:AT2G35160.1).), translating into MEVKMDELVLDVDVEEATGSELLVKSEPEADLNAVKSSTDLVTVTGPIGKNGEGESSPSEPKWLQQDEPIALWVKWRGKWQAGIRCAKADWPLTTLRGKPTHDRKKYCVIFFPHTKNYSWADMQLVRSINEFPDPIAYKSHKIGLKLVKDLTAARRYIMRKLTVGMFNIVDQFPSEVVSEAARDIIIWKEFAMEATRSTSYHDLGIMLVKLHSMILQRYMDPIWLENSFPLWVQKCNNAVNAESIELLNEEFDNCIKWNEVKSLSESPMQPMLLSEWKTWKHDIAKWFSISRRGVGEIAQPDSKSVFNSDVQASRKRPKLEIRRAETTNATHMESDTSPQGLSAIDSEFFSSRGNTNSPETMKEENPVMNTPENGLDLWDGIVVEAGGSQFMKTKETNGLSHPQDQHINESVLKKPFGSGNKSQQCIAFIESKGRQCVRWANEGDVYCCVHLASRFTTKSMKNEGSPAVEAPMCGGVTVLGTKCKHRSLPGFLYCKKHRPHTGMVKPDDSSSFLVKRKVSEIMSTLETNQCQDLVPFGEPEGPSFEKQEPHGATSFTEMFEHCSQEDNLCIGSCSENSYISCSEFSTKHSLYCEQHLPNWLKRARNGKSRIISKEVFVDLLRGCLSREEKLALHQACDIFYKLFKSVLSLRNSVPMEVQIDWAKTEASRNADAGVGEFLMKLVSNERERLTRIWGFATGADEEDVSLSEYPNRLLAITNTCDDDDDKEKWSFSGFACAICLDSFVRRKLLEIHVEERHHVQFAEKCMLLQCIPCGSHFGDKEQLLVHVQAVHPSECKSLTVASECNLTNGEFSQKPEAGSSQIVVSQNNENTSGVHKFVCKFCGLKFNLLPDLGRHHQAEHMGPSLVGSRGPKKGIRFNTYRMKSGRLSRPNKFKKSLGAVSYRIRNRAGVNMKRRMQGSKSLGTEGNTEAGVSPPLDDSRNFDGVTDAHCSVVSDILLSKVQKAKHRPNNLDILSAARSACCRVSVETSLEAKFGDLPDRIYLKAAKLCGEQGVQVQWHQEGYICSNGCKPVKDPNLLHPLIPRQENDRFGIAVDAGQHSNIELEVDECHCIMEAHHFSKRPFGNTAVLCKDISFGKESVPICVVDDDLWNSEKPYEMPWECFTYVTNSILHPSMDLVKENLQLRCSCRSSVCSPVTCDHVYLFGNDFEDARDIYGKSMRCRFPYDGKQRIILEEGYPVYECNKFCGCSRTCQNRVLQNGIRAKLEVFRTESKGWGLRACEHILRGTFVCEYIGEVLDQQEANKRRNQYGNGDCSYILDIDANINDIGRLMEEELDYAIDATTHGNISRFINHSCSPNLVNHQVIVESMESPLAHIGLYASMDIAAGEEITRDYGRRPVPSEQENEHPCHCKATNCRGLLS; encoded by the exons ATGGAAGTTAAAATGGATGAGTTGGTTCTTGACGTGGATGTTGAGGAAGCAACAGGTAGTGAGTTGTTGGTGAAATCTGAGCCGGAGGCTGATTTAAATGCGGTGAAGTCTAGTACCGATTTAGTCACGGTTACCGGACCTATTGGTAAAAATGGCGAAGGCGAGTCGTCACCTTCTGAGCCTAAATGGCTGCAACAAGATGAACCAATAGCTTTGTGGGTGAAG TGGAGAGGTAAATGGCAAGCTGGAATAAGATGTGCGAAAGCGGACTGGCCATTGACGACTTTAAGAGGCAAACCAACTCATGATAGGAAGAAGTAttgtgtgattttttttccgcATACGAAAAATTACTCGTGGGCGGATATGCAGCTTGTTCGATCCATCAATGAGTTTCCTGATCCTATTGCTTATAAGTCTCACAAGATTGGACTTAAGTTAGTTAAAGATTTAACTGCTGCTAGACGCTATATTATGCGGAAGCTTACAGTTGGGATGTTCAATATAGTTGACCAGTTCCCTTCAGAG GTTGTTTCTGAAGCAGCTAGGGATATTATAATCTGGAAAGAATTTGCAATGGAAGCTACTAGAAGCACAAGTTATCATGATCTTGGGATAATGCTTGTGAAGCTTCATAGC ATGATTTTGCAACGATACATGGATCCAATCTGGCTTGAGAACTCGTTTCCTTTGTGGGTACAAAAATGTAACAATGCAGTGAATGCAGAGAGTATTGAATTGCTGAATGAG GAATTTGACAATTGTATCAAGTGGAATGAAGTCAAATCACTTTCTGAGTCTCCAATGCAACCAATGTTGTTGTCAGAATGGAAAACGTGGAAGCATGACATTGCAAAATGGTTCTCTATATCTCGCCGTGGTGTTGGCGAAATAGCACAGCCGGATAGTAAAAGTGTGTTTAACTCAGATGTCCAGGCTAGTCGTAAAAGACCAAAACTTGAGATTCGACGTGCAGAGACAACAAATGCAACACATATGGAGTCTGATACTTCGCCACAAGGATTATCTGCAATTGACTCAGAGTTTTTCAGTTCTCGAGGCAACACAAATTCTCCTGAGAcgatgaaagaagaaaatcctGTAATGAATACACCAGAGAATGGTTTGGATCTATGGGATGGCATTGTTGTTGAAGCAGGTGGTTCACAGTTCatgaagacaaaagaaactaATGGACTGTCTCACCCGCAAGACCAACATATAAATGAATCAGTTCTGAAGAAACCATTTGGTTCGGGAAATAAGAGTCAGCAATGCATAGCTTTCATTGAATCGAAAGGAAGGCAATGTGTGAGGTGGGCGAATGAAGGTGATGTTTATTGTTGCGTGCATTTAGCTTCTCGTTTCACCACAAAATCTATGAAGAACGAGGGCTCTCCTGCTGTTGAAGCACCTATGTGCGGAGGGGTTACTGTTCTTGGTACCAAATGCAAGCACCGATCTCTACCCGGGTTTTTGTACTGCAAGAAACACCGTCCTCATACAGGGATGGTGAAACCTGatgattcttcatcttttctgGTGAAGAGAAAGGTATCGGAAATTATGTCAACATTAGAAACAAATCAATGTCAAGATTTGGTGCCGTTTGGAGAACCAGAAGGTCCATCTTTTGAGAAACAGGAGCCCCATGGAGCCACGAGCTTCACGGAGATGTTTGAACATTGTAGCCAAGAGGATAACTTGTGTATAGGTTCTTGCTCAGAAAACAGCTATATTTCTTGCAGTGAGTTCTCGACAAAGCACTCGTTATACTGTGAACAGCACCTTCCTAACTGGCTTAAGCGTGCAAGGAATGGTAAGAGTCGAATAATATCGAAGGAAGTGTTTGTAGATCTCTTAAGGGGTTGTTTATCGCGTGAGGAAAAGTTGGCTCTACATCAAGCTTGTGATATTTTCTACAAGCTCTTCAAAAGTGTCTTATCGTTAAGAAACTCTGTCCCAATGGAAGTACAGATCGACTGGGCGAAAACAGAAGCTTCAAGAAACGCTGACGCTGGAGTTGGAGAATTCTTGATGAAGTTGGTATCcaatgaaagagagagattaacTAGGATATGGGGTTTCGCTACTGGtgctgatgaagaagatgtatCATTATCAGAATATCCTAATCGACTACTTGCCATCACCAATAcctgtgatgatgatgatgataaagagaaATGGTCGTTTAGTGGATTTGCTTGTGCTATTTGCTTAGATTCTTTTGTGAGAAGAAAGCTTTTGGAAATTCATGTGGAGGAGCGACATCACGTGCAGTTTGCGGAAAAGTGTATGCTTCTTCAGTGTATTCCTTGTGGCAGCCATTTTGGAGATAAAGAACAGTTGCTGGTACATGTGCAAGCTGTGCATCCTTCTGAGTGCAAATCGCTAACCGTTGCTTCTGAATGCAATTTGACTAATGGTGAGTTTTCTCAGAAACCTGAAGCAGGCAGTTCACAAATTGTTGTGAGCCAAAACAACGAGAATACAAGCGGCGTACATAAATTTGTTTGCAAGTTCTGTGGGCTGAAATTCAATTTATTACCTGACCTTGGCCGTCACCATCAAGCTGAACACATGGGACCGAGTCTAGTTGGCTCTCGTGGTCCGAAGAAAGGAATAAGGTTTAATACATATAGGATGAAATCTGGTAGGCTTAGTCGTccaaataaattcaaaaaaagtCTTGGAGCTGTCTCATATAGGATTAGAAATAGGGCTGGTGTAAATATGAAGAGGAGGATGCAAGGTTCTAAATCGCTCGGCACAGAAGGAAACACTGAAGCTGGAGTATCGCCGCCTCTGGATGATAGTAGAAACTTTGATGGCGTAACAGATGCTCATTGCTCTGTGGTTTCGGATATATTGTTGTCAAAGGTTCAGAAAGCAAAACATCGCCCCAATAACCTCGATATCCTGTCTGCTGCTCGATCAGCTTGCTGTAGGGTGAGCGTTGAGACCTCTTTGGAGGCTAAATTCGGTGATTTGCCTGACCGGATATATCTCAAGGCAGCAAAACTTTGCGGTGAGCAAGGTGTACAAGTGCAATGGCATCAGGAAGGATACATATGCTCTAACGGATGTAAGCCTGTTAAAGACCCAAATCTTCTACATCCCTTGATCCCGCGACAAGAGAATGATCGATTCGGGATAGCTGTGGACGCTGGACAACATTCTAATATTGAGTTGGAAGTTGATGAGTGCCATTGTATCATGGAGGCTCATCATTTTAGTAAGAGACCGTTTGGAAACACTGCGGTTTTGTGCAAGGACATCAGCTTTGGTAAGGAATCAGTTCCAATTTGTGTCGTCGATGATGATCTTTGGAATTCTGAAAAACCGTATGAGATGCCTTGGGAATGCTTTACTTATGTTACAAACTCAATTCTTCATCCGTCAATGGATCTTGTAAAGGAG AATCTGCAACTCAGGTGTAGCTGTCGCAGTTCAGTGTGCTCGCCTGTAACTTGTGATCACGTATACCTTTTCGGTAACGATTTTGAGGACGCTAGAGACATATATGGAAAATCCATGAGGTGTAGATTCCCATATGATGGCAAACAACGTATCATCTTGGAg GAGGGTTATCCTGTTTATGAATGCAATAAGTTCTGTGGATGCTCTAGAACATGTCAGAATCGGGTTTTGCAGAATGGAATTCGCGCGAAACTAGAAGTTTTTAGAACTGAAAGCAAG GGATGGGGATTGCGAGCTTGTGAACATATACTGCGTGGCACATTTGTTTGCGAATACATCGGGGAGGTTCTTGATCAGCAAGAAGCAAACAAGAGGCGAAACCA GTATGGAAATGGAGATTGCAGCTACATACTGGACATTGACGCTAATATCAACGACATAGGTAGATTGATGGAAGAAGAGCTCGATTATGCTATTGATGCTACTACTCATGGCAACATCTCTCGATTCATCAATCACAG CTGCTCACCAAATCTCGTTAATCACCAAGTTATTGTGGAAAGCATGGAGTCCCCGCTCGCTCATATCGGTCTATACGCCAGTATGGAT ATAGCTGCAGGAGAAGAGATCACCCGAGACTATGGACGCAGACCGGTACCATCTGAACAAGAAAATGAGCATCCATGCCATTGTAAAGCAACTAATTGCAGAGGTCTCTTAAGTTAG